The genomic DNA CGCAGCCCCATGCCTGTCGAGACTTCGGTGAGAGACCGGCCGCATTCCTCGGGCTTCACCATCCGCTCGACCAGCTTCACGCGGCCGCGATCCGAGGCGAGATCCATCAGATAGTCGGAAATGTGCGGGCCGTGAGTCGATCCGGCGAGCAGCAGCCCGGCGAAGCTCACCGGGTTGATGACGGTGGTAGCGCCCGCCTGATGCGCCAACGTCTCGTTATCCTCGTTGCGGACCACCACGCTGATGCCGAGATGCGGCGCGAGATGGCGCGCGGTGAGCGTGATGAGGATCGAGGTGTCGTCGCTGCCGCCGGTGACGATCATTGACCGTGCGCGCTCGATCTTGACTGCGTGGAGGGCCTTGTCGCGCGTCGCGTCGCCCTCCATCACCGCGCAGCCGAGCGCCTTCGCGCGCTCAAGCGCCTGCATGTCGCCGTCGATCACCACGATGCACGAAGGGTCGGTGCCACGCGCGATGAGTTCGTCGACCGCCTCCGAGCCGGTCGTGCCGAAGCCGGCGACGATGATATGATCGTGCAAGTGCCGCTGTATGTAGGCCATTCGCCATCTGTCCCATGTGCGCCGGAATACGAAGCTGTAGGCGGTGCCGAGGAAGATGAGCACCGCGAAGATGCGGATCGGCGTCACGATCAGCGCGTCGAACAGCCGCGCGCGGTCGCTGACCGGGGCGATGTCGCCATAGCCCGTGGTGGTGACGCTGATCATGGTGAAATAGACCACGTCCAAGAAGCTGACGTGGCCGTCGTAATTGTCCTTAAGGCCGTCGCGCTCGATCCAGTGGACCAGCACCGCGACGCCGAGCAGCCCGACGACGAACAAAGCGCGCCAGGTTATGGATAGCCAGACGGGGAGGCGCCCCTTGCGCTGCAAGGTCGAATAATCGAGTCCGCGGCGGCGGCGGGCCATCAGGTATAGAGTTCTGCCAGCCACCCGAGCGACGGCCCGTGGGTCAGATCGAGGTGAAGCGGCGTGACCGAAACATAGCCGTCGGCGATCGCCTCGAGATCGGTCGAATGGCTGGGAGTCTCGAGCATCGGGCCGAGCCCGAACCAGAAGTAACGGTAACCGCGCGGGTCGGTACGCTCGTCGATGCGCAGCCGCCCGTAATCGCGCAGGCCCTGCTGGGTAACGCGGACGCCGCGGACTTCGTCTGGGCTAAGCGCCGGGAAGTTGATGTTGACCAGGGTCCGCGCCTCCATCGGCGTCTCGATGATCGGGCGCAGCACGCGCTCGGCCCACGCTTCCGCGGCGGCGAAGGGGACGCTGTCGCCCATGCCCTCGCGCGCGTAGCTCTGGCTGAGCGCGATCGACGGGATGCCGGCGAGCGCGCCCTCCATCGCGGCCGAGACGGTGCCCGAATAGGTGACGTCCTCGCCAAGGTTGGCGCCGCGGTTGACACCGGAGAGGACGAGATCGGGCCGATCGTCCTTCATCACATGCGCGATCGCCATCATCACCGAGTCCGTCGGTGTGCCGGTCACGCAGAAGCGCTTCTCGCCGAGCCTCCGCAGCCGAACCGGCTGGGTCAGGGTGAGCGAATGGCCCGCGCCCGACTGCTCCTCCGCCGGGGCGACCACCCAGATGTCGTCGGAAAAGCGACTTGCGACCGCCTCCAAAACCGTCAGTCCCGCAGCGTTCACGCCGTCGTCGTTGGTGAGGAGGATGCGCATCGCCGCAAAGCTATGGCCGCGCGGCGAGGCGGGTGCAAGCGGGCAACCCGAAGCGGCATGGGCGCGTTGGAGGGGCATAAGAGCACAAGGAGATTTCGATGCGCGTTCCGCACAACAGCATGATCGTGGTAGCCGATGGCGCGAAGGCGCTCTTCTTCCGGAACGAAGGTGACGGCGAGCATCCCAATCTGGTGGTCGAGCGGAAGGACGAGCAGGATAATCCCCCCGATCGCGAGCAGTCGACCGATGCCCCCGGCCGCAGCTTCGCGAGCTTCAGCCCAGGCCGCAGCGCTTACGAAGAGACCGATTTCCATCAGCTGGAAGAAGACCGGTTTGCGGCCAGCACGGCCGAACTGCTCAACCGCCGTGCGCTGGAAGGCGACTTCGAATCGCTGGTGATCGTCGCGCCGCCGCGTACGCTCGGCGAACTTCGCAAGCATCTTCACAAGGAGACGGAGAAGCGGATCACCGCGGAAATTCCGAAGACGCTCACCGGCCATCCGGTTCCGGAGATCGAAAAGATCCTGATCGCCGAATGAACGACCGGTTCATCGTGGCTTCGGGCGCGTTGTCTTAAGAAAGGTTGTGCTCGCGGCCTCGCTGGTTAGGCTGCTTCCATTCCTTCCACGACCCAGGAGTAGTTGATGTCCATTCGTAAGACGTTGTTGCTGTCCGCCGCGCTTGCTTTCGGCGGCCTCACCGCACCCGCGATCGCGCAGGACGCCGCGGCGCCCGCGGCCGTGCCGCAGATCACCGCCGGCATGGCGGTCAAGGATCCGCAGGGCGGCGCGATCGGGACCATCGAGTCGGTCGACGGCGCCAATGTCGTCCTGAAGACCGACAGGCATCAGGTGCGCTTGCCGAACAACGCCTTCGCGGCGGCGGACGGCGGTCTCGTCATGGGCATGACCCTCGCCGAGGTGAATGCCGCCGTCGATCAGTCGATGGCACAGGCAGCCAATGCCGTTGCGGTTGGTGCAACGGTCTACGGTTCGGGCGGTGGCACCGTCGGCACCGTCACCGAGAAGGACGATCAGTTCGCGACCGTGAAGCTGGCCAGCGGTACGCTGGTCAAGCTGCCCGTATCGGCTTTCGGCCCCGGCCAGAACGGCCCGATGATCGGCATGACTGCCGCTCAGCTCGAAGCGCAGGTTGCGTCTTCGGCGCCGGCGCCCGCCGCTGCTCCGGAAGCGGAAACCGAAGGCGAATAACCGGCCTTACGGTCAGAAAAAAGCAAAGGCCGCGTCCAGGGGATGGGCGCGGCCTTTGTCTGTCCGGCGTCCGTGCGTCAGCGGACGGCAGCCCCCAGCTTGCGCCGGGCCACCAGGGCGGCGGCCGCGGCTCCGAACAGAATGATCATCGGCGGGGCAGGCACCGGCGTGCCGCCGGTCGAGCTGCCGTGTCCGCCGCCGCTCGACGACGATGAGGAGCTGCTGCTGCTGCTCGACGACGAGGACGACGAACTGCTCGTGCTCGTGCTGCTGGCGCCGAAGCTGCTCGACCCGCCCGTGGAACTGCTGCTGCCCGTGGACGAGCTCGACGAAGAGCTGCTGCCCGAGCTGCCGCTCGAACCGTGACCCGGCTTGTGGGGTTTGTGCGGCTTGTCGCCACCCGACGACGACGAGCTGGAGCTCGACGACGAGCTGCTGCTCGACGACGAGGACGAGCTGGAGCTGGACGAAGAGCCGCCCGTCGACGTGCTGGTCGAGGCCGTGAAGATGATGTTGCCCGAGCTGCTGCCGCCGAAGAAGCCGCCGCTGAAGAAGCCGCCACCGAAACCGCCGCCGAAACCGCCGCTGCCGCCGATAACCGTGACACCGCCGCCACCGCCGGTCGCGGGCGGGATGAGCGGGGGCGGCGGAGGTAGCGGGATGGGCGGCGGCGCGGCATAGGACACCGTGCGCGTCGTCACCGTCTTACCCGGCGTCACGGTGCAGGCCGTGCGCTTGATGCGCTTCACTGATCTGACCGACTTGATCGACTGGCGCTTTGCCGGGGTGCTCGCCTTGGCCATCTTGACGATGGCGGGTCGCGAAGGCGGATTTTCCGCCATATGGACGGCGCCGCCGCCGATCACCGCACCGCCGCACGTGCAGGCGCAGAGTTTCGCGAGAGCCATTTTCACCGACATAGACGCACCCTGTTTGCTCTTCCCGCCGGCCCCGGACTGCCCTGCGCAGCGCCGGTTCCATTTCGGATTGATCTGCGGTCAGGATGCTGAAGTCCGGCAGAGCAGCAAGCCCGTTAACCATATTCCGCCTTCAGAATCGGGGTTTTAGGCCCCATTCTCGTTTCGTTGTTCCGTACGGGGACAGGTGTCGGGCGGCGATGAACGAATGCCTCGCTCGTCCGTCGAATCCGCATCGCGATTCGGACGTCCGTGACCGGCCGTTTCAGTCCGATTCGCGCACCCGGGGCAGAATGACTTCATGCAAAAATGTCACGCGCAGGCACGGAATCGGCTCGTCGCGCGGATCAGTGCATCCGCCGCTTGTGGCCGACTGGTGAGATGCGTATAGGCCGCGTGGGGCAGGTGCCGACAATCGCGCAAAAGCGAGCGGCGCCAAGGGTTTGCGCGGTCCGGTTTCGGCTGCGAAACGGAGTGGAGGGGTTATGGCGACGGCTCTCAGCGACATCTACAGCCCGCAATTCGCGGCTGTCATTCCCAATCCGGACTATCGGCCGAGCTCCGACGAGGAGTTCATGAATCCGGTCCAGCTCGGTTACTTCCGCGGCAAGCTTCTCGACTGGAAGGATGCGATCATCCGCGAATCGCGCGATACGATGCAGCAGCTCAAGAGCGGCCCTATCCGCGAGGCCGACGTCACCGACCGCGCATCGAGCGAGACCGACTGGTCGATCGAGCTGCGCACCCGCGACCGCCAGCGCAAGCTCATCTCCAAGATCGATTCCGCGCTTCGCCGCATCGACACCGGCGAATATGGCTATTGCGAAGTGACCGGGGAGCCGATCTCGCTGGCCCGGCTCGAAGCGCGCCCGATCGCCACGATGACGGTCGAGGCGCAGGAGCGGCACGAGCGCAACGAGCGCGTCTCGCGCGACGACTGATCCAGGCGGCGCGGCGCTGCGGCATCGCCTGCCGCCCGCGTTAACGCGATCGCCATTCTTGAAAGCGATACTTCGGCGGCCGGCAATCCCGGCCGCCGATCGCGTTTCCGGAGTGGTGCATGTTCGATTTCAACCCGTCGTCGTCGGCCAAGCGGCCGCTGGAAGGCCGGCGCGCCTATCGCGACAGCCTGTTCCTGTGCGCCACGATCCGCCGCGGCAGCGATCCAGCCGGCGATCTGGCACCTGTTCGGGTGCGCAACCTCTCCTCGGTCGGACTGATGGCCGATTATGACGACAAGGTGGAATGCGGCGATCCGGTGGTCGCGACGCTCAAAGGTCTCGGCTCGGTAAAGGGCCGGGTGGTCTGGGTACAGGGCGGCCAGATCGGCATCGCATTCGACGACGAGGTCGATCCGATCAAGGCGCGCCGTTCGGTGGGCCGCAGGGCCGCAGGCGGCGCAGCGCCGCCGCGGACCCGCTGACGATCGCTACATCCCGGCGATCACTTCCTTCACGCGTAGTTTTTCCTTCTTGAGACGCGCGACCAGCGTATCGTCCGGGTGGGGTCTTTGATTCTCGGCGGCGATCATCGCCTCCAAGCCGGCATGTTTCTGTTCGAGAGCGGACAGATGCGCCTGTTGCATTCCCATCTCCTTCTTGGTTGCGGCTGACCCCGTTTAGAACACTCCCGTTCGGGCTTGTCTCGCGTGATCGGACCGTCATCCCGATATATACGACGATCCGTTGATGGATTATCTATACGCCTCTCGGAGGCGGTTGAGTAGCGGGAGCATGGGGCGGCGATGACAGTCGGAGCGACCGAACGGACGGTGCGCCTGTCGCAACTCCGTCTTGAGCATCGCGATCTCGATGCGGCGATCGAGGCGTTGCGCGTCAGCGTCAACAACGATCAGCTCCAACTCGCGCGACTCAAGAAGCGTAAGCTTCGGCTGAAGGACGAGATCCAGGCGCTGGAAGACCAGCTCATCCCCGACATCATCGCCTGACGCTCCCGCCGTGGGACATGCTTAACCCTCTTTTGACCTTAACGCGCCCCGCCGCGGGGCATATCGTTGCGGACGTGAAACCGGGGGAGTGCGGGACATGCGGATGACGCCGCGGCTCATTGATTCGCTCTATGTCGAGGCGATGCTGCTGGCCGACGAAGCGCGCGCCTATTTCGACGATCAGGGCCGCGAGGAGCGCGGCGCGCTCGATCCGCTGCTCCGCGTCAGCTTCTCGTGCGAATCGCTGAAGGTGACGACGCGGCTCATGCATCTCGTCGCCTGGCTGCTCACTGAGCGCGCGCTGGACGCGGGCGAGATGCCGCCGGGGCATATGAGCGACGCCGCGCGCCGGTTGGGCGAGACCGCGCCGAGTGACGAAACGCTGATCGCGCGTCTGCCCGACATGGCCGGCAAGCTGATCGCGGCGAGTCAGGAGCTCTATGCCCGCGTCGCGCGGCTCGCGGAAAGCGCGCTGATCGAGGAGCCGCAGCCGAGCCCGGCACGCGGGCTGATGAGCCGGCTGGAACGCGCCTTCTAGCGAGGCCTGCCGAGCGGCGCTAAGCATCGGCGCGATGGCGCCATTCGAATTCATCTACGGGCCAAAGGTCGTGGCGAGGCCAGGCGTTGCCGCGCGCGCAGCGGAGCTGCTCGCGGGACGCTGCCTGCTTGTCACCGACGCGCAGGTTCGCGCGCTCGGCCTGGCGGACCCGTTGATCACGGCTCTCGGTAGCCGAGCTGTAGTGTTCGATGCCGTCGAGGCCGATCCATCGCGCGCGACGCTGGAAGCGGCGGTCGCGGCGGGAGCGGGGTGCGATGCGGTCATCGGCCTCGGTGGCGGCAGCCCGATGGATGTCGCCAAGCTCGCTGCCTATCTCCTCGGCTCGGGCGCCGATCTCGATGCTCTGTGGGGCGTCGGCAAGGCCGTGGGGCGGCGGCTGTCGCTCGCGATGGTGCCGACCACGGCTGGCACGGGATCGGAAGCGACGCCGGTGTCGGTCATCACGGTCGGCGCGACCGAGAAGCGCGGCGTCAGCAGCGCCGCCTTGGTGCCGGACTGGGCGCTGCTCGATCCCGAGCTGACCGTCGGGCTGCCGCGCGATGCGACAGCGGCGACCGGGATCGACGCGATGGTCCACGCGATCGAGGCTTACACTTCGGCGCACCGCAAGAATCCGCTGTCGGACATGCTGGCGCGAGAGGCGCTCCGTCTGCTCGTCGCCAATCTGGTCCGAGTCTGCGACGTCCCGGACGATCTGGACGCGCGGGGCGCGATGCTGTTGGGAGCGCATCTCGCAGGTGTTGCCTTCGCCAATGCGCCCGTCGCGGGGGTCCATGCGCTCGCCTATCCGCTTGGCGGCCATTTCCATGTGCCGCACGGGCTTTCCAACGCGCTGATGCTGGCGCCGGTACTCGGCCACAATATGCCCGCCGCGATGGCACTCTATGCGGAGCTTGGTTGCGTGATCGATCCGTCGCTCGCCGTGCTTGGTGTGCAGGGACAGGCACAGGGATTGGTCGAAGCGCTATCGCGGCTCTCCATCGCCTGCGGCCTGCCACAGCGGCTGGCGGACGTCGGCGTGACGCGCGGCGATCTGCCGCTGCTGGCGCGGGAGGCGATGAAGCAGGAACGGCTGCTGATGAACAATCCGCGGCCGATCGACGAAGCGGACGCGCTGCGACTCTATGAGGCGGCGCTGTGAGCCGGGCACCGCTCCGCGGGCGTGACGCCTATCGCGCCTGGCGAACGATCGGCACGCGCTGGGCGGACAATGACGCTTACGGCCACGTCAACAACACCGTCCACTATCAATGGTTCGACACGGCGGTGAACGCCTGGCTGATCGAGGCCGGGCTGCTCGACATCGCGGCGGGTGACCCCATAGGCCTCGTCGTCGAGACGGGATGCCGCTACGCCCGCTCGCTGACCTATCCGCACGATGTCGACATCGGCCTTGCGGTCGAGACGATCGGCGCGTCGAGCATCCGTTACGTGCTCGGCGTCTTCGCACACGGCGCGGAGGAAGCGGCGGCGGAGGGGCATTTCGTCCACGTCTATGTCGATCGCGCCGCGCGCCGACCGGCGCCGCTGCCGTCGCAGTGGCGGACCGCGTTCGAGACTTTGCTGGTGACGGACGGCTAGCCGCTGAACGCCTGGTCGAGCTCTCGTTTCGCCGCCGCATATTCCTCGGCCAGCGTAGCGATATAATCGGCGGCGGGGCGGACCGCCTTCACCGCGCCGATGCCCTGGCCCGATCCCCAGATGTCGCGCCATGCCTTGGCGCTGCCCGCGCCGAAATCCATCGTCTTGATGTCGCCCTCGGGCAGATTGTCGGGATCGAGCCCCGCGCCGACGATTGATTGGCGGAGGTAATTGCCGTGCACCCCGGTGAACAGATTGGAATAAATGATGTCGTCGGCGCGCCCCTGGGCGATGCCGCGCTTGTAGTCGGCGCCGGCGTTCGCCTCCTCGGTCGCGATGAAGGGGGAGCCGATATAGGCGAGATCTGCGCCCATCGCCTGCGCGGCGAGCACCGCGCGGCCATTGGCGATCGCGCCCGACAGGATCAGCGGCCCGTCGAACCATTCGCGGATTTCCTGCACCAGCGCGAAGGGGGAAAGGCGCCCGGCGTGGCCGCCCGCGCCCGCCGCCACCGCGATCACGCCGTCCGCGCCTTTCTCCACCGCTTTGCGCGCGAAGCGATCGGTGATGACGTCGTGGAGCGTTATCCCGCCCCAGCTATGGACGCCCTGGTTGACCTCCTCGATCGCGCCCAGCGAGGTGATGACGATCGGCACTTTCCATTTGGCGCAGGTCGCCATGTCCTGCTGCAGTCGGTCGTTCGAGCGATGGACGATCTGGTTGACCGCAAAGGGGGCGGCCGGCGTGTCGGGATTGTCGCGGTCCCACGCCGCCAGTTCCTCGGTAATCCGGTGCAGCCATTCGTCGAGCAGGGATTGCGGCCGCGCGTTGAGTGCCGGGAACGAGCCGACGATCCCCGCTTTGCACTGGGCGATCACCAACTCAGGGCACGAGACGATGAAGAGCGGCGAGCCGATCACCGGCAGGCGGAGAGGGCTTAGCTGTTTTTGCGTGATGGCCATATCGCCTGCATATCGGTTGCCGCGCCGGGGTCAAATCGCGCGGGTCTGGTTCCGCAGGATCAGGCGGGCTCGTAGGTCAGGCCGTCTGGTGCCGCAGGATCAGGCGGGCTCGTAGGTCAGCCGCAATGCATCCGCGCCGATCCGCTCGTGCCCTATCAGCCGGAGCGGCGGCCGCGGTCCGGCGAAATAGGGCGTGCCGCCGCCAAGGACGACCGGATGCAGATAGATGCGATACTCGTCGATCAGGCCGAGATCAGTGAGGCTGCGGGCCAGGGTTGGCCCGGCGACCTCGATCTCGCCGTCCTCCGCATCCTTGATCGCGCGGACGGCGTCCTGCAGATCGCCCGACACCAATGTTGCGTTCGGCCCGACCTTGGGCGTCGATCGCGACACCACCCATTTCCGCTGCCGCCGCCAAGCCGCCGCGAAGGCGCGCTCATCGGTGCCCCATTCGGGCTGGTCGTCGTCCCAATAGCGCATGATCTCGTACATCGTCCGGCCGTAGATGCTGCCGGTCTGCGCCTCCGCCTCGGCGATGAAATGGCGGAAGAGCGCCGCGTCCGGCGCGAACTTCATATAATCGACATAGCCGTCGAGCGACTGGTTCATCCCGAATACGAGCCTGGCCATCGACCGCGTCCTCCCGAAGAAATGGCGCGCCCGGCAGGAGTCGAACCTGCGGCCTCAAGATTAGAAGTCTCGTGCTCTATCCAGCTGAGCTACGGGCGCGTTGGCTGACGCTCTAGCGCGCTTCCGCAATTGACGGAACATGGCGCGTTCGGTGGATCGGCGAGCCTGCCGGCTATTTCATCAGCCAGCCGGGAATCAGCATCAGGCTGGCGACCACGGCGGCAATAGCGGGCCAGCGCCAAAAGCCCATGCCTATGAACATCCGGCGCACGAGCCCGTGCCTCCGGGCGGCGCGCCGCTCTTCGGGTTGACCGCTATTGGCGATGCGCAGGCTGTAAATCGCCGCCCCGGTGACGCAGAGTCCGGTGAGAAAGACGCCGAAGACGAACCAGATGATCTTGGTCGCCATCCCGCCGAAGGTGCCGAAGTGCAGCGGATCGGCCATTTCGGAGATACGCTGGTGGGCGGTGAGGCTCTCGCCGCGCAGCACTTCGATCACCCGGCCGTTCGCCGGATCGAGCCACACGCCGTTGACGCGATCGCGGACGAGCATGGCGTCGGCCTGGCCGAAGAAGCCGATGGGCTTGCCGGCCTTGTCCGGGAGCCGCATTTCGAGAATGCGGAGCGCCGGATAGGTAGCTTGCGCGGTGGCGGCGAGCCTGTCGATCCTGGCAGCGTCGAGCATTATCGCCGGCGTGGTGTCCGCCAGGTTCGGCGCCTTGGCATAAGGCGCGTCGCCGCCGAGCGATTCGACCAGATACCAGAAGCCGGTGAGGCCGATCAGCGCGACGAACCACAGCGACCAGAGGCCCGCGAGCCGGTGCATGTCACCGTTGAGTCGTCGCGCATTGCCGCCGCGCGGCTTGCGCAGGAAACCGCGCCAGAATTTCTTGTAGCTGACCAGCCCGGTTACGAGCGAGGCGAGCAGCAGCAGCGACAGCGAGCAGACGAGGGGGATGCCCCATTTGGCGGGCATCAGCAGGTGGCGGTGCATCTCGCGGAAAAAGCGCTGGAAGCTGGTCCATGCGCCGGTGCCGCGCGCCTCGCCCGAATAGGGGTCGAGATAAATGCGATAGCGGCCGTCGTCGGTCGCGGCGATCGCCTCGACGGAAAACCAGCTATGTTGCGGCGCGTAGATCGTGCCGACCTTCGCGCCTTTCAGCCCCTCGCGTGCCGGCGCAGCACGCGCCGCCTCGACGAGCGTGCCCCACGATGCCAGCGGCGCGTCCTGCGGCATGACGCGCATCGCCGGGCGCGCGAGCCAGTCCATCTCGACCGAGAAGGTCGCGAGCGTCCCGGTCAGCATCACCCAGGCCATGAACAAACTGAGCTTCAGTCCGGCCCATGCGTGGACCGTCCACCAGAGCGAACGGCCCTTGGGAGCGCGGACGCGGACTGGAGGATCGGCTTCGGCCAAAGGATCAGAACCGCTTGCGCACTTCGAGGAACACGGTGCGCGGATCGCCGGGGAAGGCGCCGTTGCGGAGGCCGAAGCCCGAGGCCGCGTAGGTCTTGTCGAAGATATTGTCGATGCGGAGCATCGCCTCGACGAAGCCGAAATCCTTGATGATCGAGGCGTCGAACACGGCATAGGGCTTCACCCGCTCGGCCGGGACGAGCGGCTGGCCCGGCAGATATTCGCCGCCGAAGCCGCGCCGCGCCGACACATATTCGCCGCCGAAGGCGAAGGCGGTCTTGATCGGTGCGACCTGATAGCGCGTCCAGAAACCGAGCTTGTGCTTCGGCGCGTTGACGAAGCGATCGCCGACCGCATTGGTGATCGCCTGTCCGGGCACGGTGCCGGTGACGCGCGTGTCGTTGTAGCCGTAGTTAAAGGTCAGCACCCAGTTCGGCGTCAGATCGGCGGCAAGGTCGAACTCGACGCCCTTGCTGGTGATCTCGCCGATTGGCGCGAGCTGGTTGACCCCGTTGACCGGCGGCCGTGTGGCATCAGTCTGGACGATATTCTGCCGCTTGATGCGGTAGAGCGCGAGGCCTGTCTGGATGCGGCCGTCCATCAGCGCAGTCTTGACGCCTGCCTCGATCTGCTCGCCGGTCTGCGGCGGGAAGGGGCCGCCGGCGGCAGGGTCCTGGCTTCCCGCGCTCTGCGGATCGAAGGCGTCGGACCAGCTCGCGTAGATCGAGATGTCCGGCCGCGGCTTGTAGATCGCGCCGAAGCGCATCGTGATCTCGTCCTCCTTGAAGCCGAGGCCGGTGACGGCGTTGGTATCTTCGAACCAGTCGTTGCGGATGCCGGCGAGCAGCACGAAGCGTTCGCCGATCTCGATCTGGTCCTGAAGATAGATGCCGTAGCGGATCGCCTCGCTGCCGCTCAACGCGTAAGGCACCGCCGAAAGATTGTAATCGGCACCGGAGGTCAGACCGTAGACCGGGTTGCGGAGCGAAAGGGTGGGGACGACGCCGCCGGCAGTGCCCACCGGCCGCGCGGTGCGCGATTGCAGCGCGGAATCCTCATCGGACCAGTCGCCGCCAAGCAGGAATGTATGGGCCGCGCCGAGCAGATCGACACGCGCAATCAGATTGGCGCCGAACGATAGCCCTTCGGTGCGGCGGATCTGATCGCGGAACTCGCGGCGGATGAAGTCGGGCACGCCGTCGCCGTCCGCGTCGCGCAGGCCCTGCTGCTCGTGGTAATTCTGTTTCTCGTTATATTCGAACCAGCGGCCGGAGATGTCGTAGGACAGCGCATCGCTGATCGCGCCTTCCAACCGCGCCTGGATCACCGTCGCATCGAGATCGAGGAAGTCGGTCGGCTCGTTGTGGTTCCAGCGGATCGACGTCAGGAAATTACCCTGCGGATCGACCTGAACGCCGCGGAGGCGGTTGCCGGGTAGATCCTGGTCGTATCGCGTGGCTTGAATGGTGAGCTTGGCAGGATCGGCGATGCGGAAGCTGACGCCGGCGTCGCCGATGAAGGTCTTGCTCTCGGCGTTGATGCGGAAGCTGTCGTAATCCTCGTAAAACACACCTCCGCGCGCCGCGACCGCGCCATTTGCGGTGAGCGGGCCGGTGATTTCGGCGGAGCCGCCGATGCGATCGAAATTGCCGACGATGCCGCGTACGTCGGCGGCGAAGATGTCGCTCGGCTTCTTGGTGACATAGTTGATCGTGCCGCCCGGCGAGCCGGGGCCGTAAAGCATCCCGGCCGGACCTTTCAGAAACTCGACGCGCTCGATGTTGAAGAGCTGCGGCACCGAGAAGCCGGTGAACGGATTGCCGCGGAGCCCATCATAGAAGGCAGTGTCCTGCCGGAAGCCGCGGAAGGTGACGCCCGAATAAGAGAAGAGGCTGATGCCGGAGACGTTGCGATAAAGATCGGTCACGTCGCGCGCGCCCTGATCCTCGATAAGCTGGCGGGTGATGACCTGTACCGATTGCGGAATGTCGAGCGGATCGGCCGGCACCTTGCCGACCGTCGCTTCCTCGGCGCGGTAGAGCTTTTGCGCGCGGCCGGTGACGACGATATCGGCGGCGGTAGTCTGGGCGGCAGCAATCAGGGCCTCCAGAGCGCCTTCCTCGGCATGGGACGGCGCGGCTGCAGCGGCAAAAGCTGCACCTATCAACAACCGCGCGGATGCGCGGCGGCGGCTCGACATCGATAATCCCCCTGAATGGCTACAGGAGGGTGTTGCTATTGATAGTAGTTCGCAAAGTCAATTGTGCTCAGGCCGCGGCGAGCAGCCCTTCGAAAAGCCGGCGCCCGTCGGTGCGGCCGTGGGCGGTTTCGATCATCCGCTCGGGGTGCGGCATCATGCCGAGCACATTGCCGCGGTCGTTGACTACTCCCGCGATGTCGCGCGCCGATCCGTTGACCGCGCCGGTATAGCGAAAGACGATCCGCCCTTCGCCTTCCAGCCGGTCGAGCGTCTCGGAATCCGCCTGATAATTGCCGTCGTGATGCGCCACCGGAATGGCGATCGCCTCGCCGGCTTTGTAGCGGCTGGTGAAGGCGGACTGACTGTTCTCGACCGACAGGCCGACATCACGGCAGACGAAGTTGAGGCCGGCGTTGCGCATCAGCGCGCCGGGCAGCAGCCCTGCTTCGGTCAGGATCTGGAATCCGTTGCAGATGCCGAGCACATAGGCGCCGCGATCGGCCGCCTCCTTCACCGCGCGCATCACCGGCGAATTGGCCGCCATCGCGCCGGAGCGGAGATAGTCGCCGTAGGAAAAGCCGCCGGGGACGGCGATGAGGTCGAGCCCCTCGGGCAGGCTGGTCTCGCGATGCCACACCATCGCCGGCGCCGTGCCGGTCACCTCGCGGATCGCAACGGCGAGATCGCGGTCGCAATTCGATCCGGGGAAGACGATGACCGCGC from Allosphingosinicella indica includes the following:
- a CDS encoding potassium channel family protein, giving the protein MARRRRGLDYSTLQRKGRLPVWLSITWRALFVVGLLGVAVLVHWIERDGLKDNYDGHVSFLDVVYFTMISVTTTGYGDIAPVSDRARLFDALIVTPIRIFAVLIFLGTAYSFVFRRTWDRWRMAYIQRHLHDHIIVAGFGTTGSEAVDELIARGTDPSCIVVIDGDMQALERAKALGCAVMEGDATRDKALHAVKIERARSMIVTGGSDDTSILITLTARHLAPHLGISVVVRNEDNETLAHQAGATTVINPVSFAGLLLAGSTHGPHISDYLMDLASDRGRVKLVERMVKPEECGRSLTEVSTGMGLRIYRGDAMYGFWEPEVATLVPGDVIVEIVPTSAREVHDA
- the surE gene encoding 5'/3'-nucleotidase SurE gives rise to the protein MRILLTNDDGVNAAGLTVLEAVASRFSDDIWVVAPAEEQSGAGHSLTLTQPVRLRRLGEKRFCVTGTPTDSVMMAIAHVMKDDRPDLVLSGVNRGANLGEDVTYSGTVSAAMEGALAGIPSIALSQSYAREGMGDSVPFAAAEAWAERVLRPIIETPMEARTLVNINFPALSPDEVRGVRVTQQGLRDYGRLRIDERTDPRGYRYFWFGLGPMLETPSHSTDLEAIADGYVSVTPLHLDLTHGPSLGWLAELYT
- a CDS encoding host attachment family protein, which codes for MRVPHNSMIVVADGAKALFFRNEGDGEHPNLVVERKDEQDNPPDREQSTDAPGRSFASFSPGRSAYEETDFHQLEEDRFAASTAELLNRRALEGDFESLVIVAPPRTLGELRKHLHKETEKRITAEIPKTLTGHPVPEIEKILIAE
- the dksA gene encoding RNA polymerase-binding protein DksA, with the protein product MATALSDIYSPQFAAVIPNPDYRPSSDEEFMNPVQLGYFRGKLLDWKDAIIRESRDTMQQLKSGPIREADVTDRASSETDWSIELRTRDRQRKLISKIDSALRRIDTGEYGYCEVTGEPISLARLEARPIATMTVEAQERHERNERVSRDD
- a CDS encoding PilZ domain-containing protein → MFDFNPSSSAKRPLEGRRAYRDSLFLCATIRRGSDPAGDLAPVRVRNLSSVGLMADYDDKVECGDPVVATLKGLGSVKGRVVWVQGGQIGIAFDDEVDPIKARRSVGRRAAGGAAPPRTR
- a CDS encoding YdcH family protein: MQQAHLSALEQKHAGLEAMIAAENQRPHPDDTLVARLKKEKLRVKEVIAGM
- a CDS encoding YdcH family protein translates to MTVGATERTVRLSQLRLEHRDLDAAIEALRVSVNNDQLQLARLKKRKLRLKDEIQALEDQLIPDIIA
- a CDS encoding DUF1465 family protein, whose product is MRMTPRLIDSLYVEAMLLADEARAYFDDQGREERGALDPLLRVSFSCESLKVTTRLMHLVAWLLTERALDAGEMPPGHMSDAARRLGETAPSDETLIARLPDMAGKLIAASQELYARVARLAESALIEEPQPSPARGLMSRLERAF
- a CDS encoding iron-containing alcohol dehydrogenase; translated protein: MAPFEFIYGPKVVARPGVAARAAELLAGRCLLVTDAQVRALGLADPLITALGSRAVVFDAVEADPSRATLEAAVAAGAGCDAVIGLGGGSPMDVAKLAAYLLGSGADLDALWGVGKAVGRRLSLAMVPTTAGTGSEATPVSVITVGATEKRGVSSAALVPDWALLDPELTVGLPRDATAATGIDAMVHAIEAYTSAHRKNPLSDMLAREALRLLVANLVRVCDVPDDLDARGAMLLGAHLAGVAFANAPVAGVHALAYPLGGHFHVPHGLSNALMLAPVLGHNMPAAMALYAELGCVIDPSLAVLGVQGQAQGLVEALSRLSIACGLPQRLADVGVTRGDLPLLAREAMKQERLLMNNPRPIDEADALRLYEAAL